The sequence below is a genomic window from Campylobacter concisus.
ACTAGGGAGAGCGAAGTAAAACAAGCCCAGCTAGCGGCGAATAACGCAAATTTACTCCCAGCTGATCCAGACGCACCGATAGAAATGAGCGACGAGGCAAGAGCAAGGCTAAGGCTTGGGCTATCTGCCCTTGCGGCGAATATGGCAAAGAGAGCGTGAGATGAAAATTTTAAATCTTTTCGCAGGGCTTGGCGGTAATCGTAAGTTTTGGAACGACGTAGCAAAAGAAAAAGGCATAAGCATAGAAGTGACCGCTGTTGAGTTTGACCCTGAAATAGCAAAGGCTTATGCAAAACGTTATCCAAACGACAACGTGATAGTAGGCGACGCTTGGGACTACGCTGCTAAAAACTATTTAGATTTTGATTTTATATGGGCTAGCCCTCCGTGTCAAACTCATAGTAGGTTAAATACTGGCAACAATTTACGTTGGCAACATACTAGAAAATTGCCTGATTTTAGACTTTATGAGCTTATCTCGTATTTTAAGACGTTTTGCAAAAAAGCTTTTGTAGTTGAAAACGTAGTGCCATACTATGAGCCACTTATAAGACCAACCGCCGAGATAGGCAGACATTATTTTTGGGCGAATTTTGATCTATTTTTTTTAAGTAATGATAAATTCAGGATCATAGAGAAAGTTAAAATAGGCGACTTTAAAGACCTTGATTTGAGCGAGTTTAATATAACAAATAAACGCCAGGCTATAAGAAATGAAGTTGATTATGAGATAGGCAAAAAGATATTTGAGCGTTATTTGGAGAGCAGATGAAAGCCATATATATCACGATAACCGAAAGTGGAGCGAGCATAATCGCAAAAGTAGCAGACGAAAATAAAAAGATACTTGATAGCTTTGAGGTAAGTCGCAAGGACGCAAGCGGAGTGCTTGAAATAATGAGAAAGTGGAATGAGAAGCATAAGAACGATGACACAAGGGGGGCTATTTTGATAAATACATTTAACGCTGCCCCATTACCATTTCAAGGACAAAAAAGAAACTTCATTAAGCAATTTAGAGAGCTAATAAAAGACGAGTTTGCACCATATAAAAACGGAATTTTTATTGATGCTTTTGGTGGCTCTGGTCTGCTTAGCCACAATATAAAGCAAATTTATCCTAATGCAAGGGTAATTTACAATGACTATGATAATTACAGCCAGAGGCTGGCAAATATAGAGGCGACAAACGAGATTTTACAAGCAATAGAGCCTATCGCAAAAAAATATAAAAAGAATGAAAAAGTAAGTGAAGAGGATAGAGAAAAAATTATAAAAATTATAGATGGGTACATAAAAAGAGGATATTTTATCGATTGGCTAACGCTTAGCTCAAAGCTTATTTTTAGTGGCAAATATTCTCATAACGAAGATGAATTTAAAAAAGAAAAAACGTTTTTTATGGTCAGCCCAAAAACGCCTTTATATCAAGCAAACGGTTATTTAAAAGGCGTTGAGATAATACGCAAAGATGCGATAAAGCTGATAAAAGAATTTGAAAAAGAAGACGTTGTATTAATCTTAGATCCGCCATATTTGCAAACAAATAAAGCAGGCTATAAATGCTTTTGGGGTCTAAGAGATTTTTTAAAGCTAATTAGGCTAGTGCGAGAACCTTTTATATTTTTCTCAAGTGAAAATAGCGACATTTTGCCATACATAGACGACCTTGTGGAGCATGGCGATGAAGTTTTTAAAGGATACAGCCTGAAACAAGCAGTTTTAGCTATTGGACAAGCGAAAACTGATTATATGATTTATAAAAGCGGAGCAAAGGGGCTATTTTGAGGCTAACAAGAAGCGAAAATAGAGCCTACCAGCTAAGACTACTTGAAGCGTATCCGCTTTGCCAAATATGCGAGAAACAACAAAGCATAGAATGCCACCACGTACGCTATGGCAGATTTGGAGCAGATAAGGACGACAGCAAGCAAATAGCCGTTTGTAGAGAGTGTCATCAATGGTGTCACGCACACAAAAAGGAAAGCATAGAAAAATACGAGGAGGTAGCTGATGAGAATTGGCAACGTTTCGGCAATTGTTAAGAATAAATACCACAACCGCAAGACCAGAGGCTTTGATAGTGCCAAAGAGTGGCGACGCAACCAAGAGCTTGAAAATATGCAAAGAGCAGGCGAGATCAGCGAACTAAACCGCCAAGTGCCCTTTACACTAATGCCAAGCTACACAATAGCAGATGAAACAACAAAACAAGGTTTTAGAACCGTGCGTGAGATCAGATACATTGCGGACTTTACCTATCGTCTTAAAAATGGCAAAAGGATAATAGAGGACGTAAAGGGAATGCAGACAGACGTTTTTAAAATCAAACGAAAACTACTAGAGAAAAAAATAGCCCTTGGAGTAATAGAGGGCGAGTTTAGGATTTATTAGATAAATGGATTTGCCTAATTTAAAACATTTAGACGTATTTTATGCCGTGCTCGATAAGTTTTACCCCGACTGGGAAAATCGAGAGGATCACTATTATTTAACGGAAATTTCGTTTTTAATAAGGGAGGTGTTAAATAGCCCTTATACGGACGAAACCGTTATTAATAATCTAAGAGTAAGCGAGGTAAAGAAATACCAAAACGAGCTTAACACGATACTAAATACGCCTAAAGAGTTTTTAACTTGGGTATTAAAACATAGGATGTCAGCGGATAGGCGAAAGATGTGCCAAAGTAAATTTATAAAGCCTAAACGCAAATACAAAAAGAAAAAATATCAACAACCGACTTTATTTTAGGGGTAGATGGTGGGAAAATTAAAATTAACCGACAAGACGAAAGAGCAAATAATAGCTGATTATAAAGCAGGGGTAAGCCAAAATCAACTAGCAAAAAATTACAAGCTAAGCCCAGCGACTATTAATAAGCTATGTAAGAATATCCCTCAAGAAAATGTCGAAATAGTGAATACTTTAGTGAATACTGCGATAGCGACAAATAGGGCGTTAGAGGGTAAAAGCCAAATAGAAGTGAATAGTATTGAGCGAATAGTAGATGAAAGGACTAAGCATTTGCTCTATTTTCAGAACGCAGCGCTTAGAAATCAGAAAATAGCGGACGAAATGCTAGAGATGAGCGATAAGATAGCAGACGTTGAAGCTCACAGTAGGATAACAGCTAGGAATAAAGAAACCATATTTGGGAAAGAGCCACAAACGATTATCAATAACACCAACGCACAGCAAACTGAAGTAACCGAAATTAGGCGAACGATAGTAAAGCTTGATAAATGATAATTGATTTAAACACTGCTCCAATCTTTGAGCCACTATTAGAAAACAAAAGATACAAAGGGGCTAAGGGCGGACGTGGTAGTGGGAAAAGCCATTTTTTCGCCGAGTGTATAATCGAAACAATGCTAATTAACCCAGACGCTCGCATAGTTTGCATAAGAGAAATTCAACGATCATTAAAATTTTCATCAAAAGCCCTAATAGAAAGTAAAATAAACAGCTTAGGAGTAAGTGAATATTTTGAGATAACACTAACCGAAATTAGAGCTAAGCGTGGTAATGGCTTAATAATTTTTCAAGGCATGCAAGATCATACCGCCGATAGTATAAAATCGCTAGAGGGCTTTGATGTTGCGTGGGTGGAGGAAGCACAAAACCTAAGTAAGCGAAGCCTAGAGCTTTTACGTCCAACTATACGCAAAGAAAATTCGGAGCTTTGGTTTAGCTGGAACCCTGAAAACGAAACGGACGCAGTGGATAGTTTTTTTAAACAAATGCAGGATAACCAAGCAACCGATTATATTTTAATACACGCAAATTTTAGTGATAATCCCTTTTTGCCAACCGAGCTATTTAATGAGCAAGAATACGACCGCAAGTTTAACCCTAACACTTACGAGCATATATGGCTAGGTGGGTATAATACCAAGAGCGATGCACTAATTTTCAAAGGTAAGTTTAGAGTAGAAAGCTTTAACACGGACGGATTAGGCAACCCTTATCACGGCTTAGACTTCGGTTTCGCCAACGATCCGACAGCGGCGATAAGGTGCTATATACACGACCGAAAACTATATATAAGCCACGAAGCTGGAGCGGTAGGGTTAGAGCTTGATTATACGGCGGAGTTTTTAAAAGAACGTATCGAAAATATACACAAATATGTAATAAGAGCCGACAACGCACGCCCTGAAAGTATAAGCTATCTAAAAAGGCACGGATTAAGCATGATAACGCCAACAATAAAAGGCAAAGGTAGCATAGAGGACGGAATAGAGTTTATACGTAGTTTTGAAACAATTATAATACACGAGCGCTGCGTAGAAACGGCAAGGGAATTTAGATTATACAGCTACAAAACCGATCCACACAGCGGTGATATATTGCCACAAATACTAGACGAAAATAACCATTTCATAGACGCATTACGTTACGCCTTAGAGCCACTAATAAAAAGCAAAACAACAATTTGGGGGCACATCACAAGCCGAAGCTAACGCCCAAAAACGCCTTATTATTAATCAAAAATAAAAGGCGGAATAATGGGGCAAAAAATAACCGATAGCTTAGAAAATCTAGTAACTAAAATAGGGCAAATGACGGCGAATAGAGATTATACGCCGTTAATAGTCACAAACACACAGCTTCTAAACGCTTACAACAACGGCTGGATAGCTAAACGCTACATTAAAAAGACAATAGGCGATATGCTAAAAATGGGGCGTGAAATCGACTGGGATGATATAGACGAGGAACGCAAAAAAGAGTATTACGACGCTTGTAATAAGCTAGAGATAGACGGCGTTATTAAAGACCTGCTTTTTAACGTTTTGCTTTATGGCGAAGCTGCAATATTGGCCGTAACTGACGCAAGTGAGGAAACCTATCAACTTCCATTAATGCCAAATGAAACAATTAAACAATTTATCGTATTCGGTAAAGGCGAATTTAAGGCAAGAAATGCAGAGCATAAATTTAACCGACCTAGCCTTTATGATGTAAAGGGCGTTAAAACTCACGTTAGCCGTCTTTGTATAGTGCAAGGGGGTATTAAGAGCTATGGCGTAAAACAGCGTGAAAGCATAAGCGATATAGCCACCGCTCTTGATGTGATAAAGATGTTTGACACTATCACGCTAAGCGTTAGCGATTTGATCGAGGAGTGCAAAATAGATGTCTATAAAATGCACGGATATAACGAGCAAATAGCGACTGGTAATGAGGGCGAGATACTAAAACGGCTAAGGCTAATAAATGAAGCCAAAAGTTACACTAACGCGATCGCTATGGATATGGAGGACGACTATTTAACAAAGGAAAATAACCTAACTGGGATAGCCGAGCTTTGGAGCAAGAGTTGTATTGTAGTAGCTGGAGCATTAAACCGCCCTATTAGCATACTATTTGGCGAGGGGGCAGGCGGATTTAGTAGTGGCGAGGAAGACAACCGAGCGTATTATGAAACGATAAACGAATTACAAAACACACTACTACGCCAAGTTTATGACTTCATCGATCCGTTTATATTAGGCGAAACCTTAGAATACGATTTTTACAGCATCGACAGCCTAAACGATAAAGAAAAAGCTGAAATTTTAAACGTAAAAAGCACAGCGCTTGGTAATTTGCTAGATAAGGGTGTAATAACCGAGGCGATAATTTTAAAAGAGCTAAAAGATGAGGGGCTAATTAAAAACATAAGCCTAGAGGATATAAACGAAGCCGAGCTATTAGCCCAAAAGTTAGACGAGCCAGCCGATGAAACCGACCTTATCTGAACTATTTAACAAGAAACGCAATAAAGAGTTTAAGCCAGTACAACCTAGCAAGCGTGCAGAGGTTAAATATCGCAACGCTTTATTACTATTAATAGCCTCTTTAAAAACGGCTTTATTAAAAAGGCTTAGGGCATTTTTGTTGGGTAATCCTACCGACGCCGAAATAATAGAACACACAACCCAAATATTAGACGGGCTACGAAAAGCTGACACATTGGACTACGCCAAAAGGTTAAGCCGAGGTGTAGTTAGTGCAGTAAATGAAACAAACAAAGAGCGACTAATTCAAAACGTGCAAAAAGGCACGGATATAGACCTAACACCGCTTGTGGGTGATACCGCCGTAAAAGGCAAACTAGACGAATATGTAGCCAAAAACGTGAGTTTAATAACCTCGGTTAAAAATGACTACCTAAACGATGTGGAAAAAGCAATAAGAGAAAGCTATTTAAAAAACGGCAGGGCTGAAAATTTAGCCACGATCATACACGAACGCACAGGCGTAAGTAAGAGCAGAGCCAGGCTAATAGCTAGAGATCAGACGGCAAAAATTAACGCCGAGCTAGATCAAGAACGCATGCAAAATCTAGGCGTAAAGCTTTATATTTGGCAGACGGCGAAAGATGAAAGGGTAAGGCACACGCACGCGAATATGCAAGGCGTGCTATGTCGTTTTGATGATGATAGCGTGTATAGCAAGGACGGCGGCAAAACCTGGATAAAACGAGAGGCGGACAAGCCGAAATGTAAGCCTGGCGTTGATATACAATGTCGATGTTTTGCAAAAGCAATCATAGGGGTATAAA
It includes:
- a CDS encoding DNA cytosine methyltransferase, producing MKILNLFAGLGGNRKFWNDVAKEKGISIEVTAVEFDPEIAKAYAKRYPNDNVIVGDAWDYAAKNYLDFDFIWASPPCQTHSRLNTGNNLRWQHTRKLPDFRLYELISYFKTFCKKAFVVENVVPYYEPLIRPTAEIGRHYFWANFDLFFLSNDKFRIIEKVKIGDFKDLDLSEFNITNKRQAIRNEVDYEIGKKIFERYLESR
- a CDS encoding DNA adenine methylase yields the protein MKAIYITITESGASIIAKVADENKKILDSFEVSRKDASGVLEIMRKWNEKHKNDDTRGAILINTFNAAPLPFQGQKRNFIKQFRELIKDEFAPYKNGIFIDAFGGSGLLSHNIKQIYPNARVIYNDYDNYSQRLANIEATNEILQAIEPIAKKYKKNEKVSEEDREKIIKIIDGYIKRGYFIDWLTLSSKLIFSGKYSHNEDEFKKEKTFFMVSPKTPLYQANGYLKGVEIIRKDAIKLIKEFEKEDVVLILDPPYLQTNKAGYKCFWGLRDFLKLIRLVREPFIFFSSENSDILPYIDDLVEHGDEVFKGYSLKQAVLAIGQAKTDYMIYKSGAKGLF
- a CDS encoding DUF1064 domain-containing protein; protein product: MRIGNVSAIVKNKYHNRKTRGFDSAKEWRRNQELENMQRAGEISELNRQVPFTLMPSYTIADETTKQGFRTVREIRYIADFTYRLKNGKRIIEDVKGMQTDVFKIKRKLLEKKIALGVIEGEFRIY
- a CDS encoding PBSX family phage terminase large subunit translates to MIIDLNTAPIFEPLLENKRYKGAKGGRGSGKSHFFAECIIETMLINPDARIVCIREIQRSLKFSSKALIESKINSLGVSEYFEITLTEIRAKRGNGLIIFQGMQDHTADSIKSLEGFDVAWVEEAQNLSKRSLELLRPTIRKENSELWFSWNPENETDAVDSFFKQMQDNQATDYILIHANFSDNPFLPTELFNEQEYDRKFNPNTYEHIWLGGYNTKSDALIFKGKFRVESFNTDGLGNPYHGLDFGFANDPTAAIRCYIHDRKLYISHEAGAVGLELDYTAEFLKERIENIHKYVIRADNARPESISYLKRHGLSMITPTIKGKGSIEDGIEFIRSFETIIIHERCVETAREFRLYSYKTDPHSGDILPQILDENNHFIDALRYALEPLIKSKTTIWGHITSRS
- a CDS encoding anti-CBASS protein Acb1 family protein, with the protein product MGQKITDSLENLVTKIGQMTANRDYTPLIVTNTQLLNAYNNGWIAKRYIKKTIGDMLKMGREIDWDDIDEERKKEYYDACNKLEIDGVIKDLLFNVLLYGEAAILAVTDASEETYQLPLMPNETIKQFIVFGKGEFKARNAEHKFNRPSLYDVKGVKTHVSRLCIVQGGIKSYGVKQRESISDIATALDVIKMFDTITLSVSDLIEECKIDVYKMHGYNEQIATGNEGEILKRLRLINEAKSYTNAIAMDMEDDYLTKENNLTGIAELWSKSCIVVAGALNRPISILFGEGAGGFSSGEEDNRAYYETINELQNTLLRQVYDFIDPFILGETLEYDFYSIDSLNDKEKAEILNVKSTALGNLLDKGVITEAIILKELKDEGLIKNISLEDINEAELLAQKLDEPADETDLI
- a CDS encoding phage minor head protein; this translates as MGNPTDAEIIEHTTQILDGLRKADTLDYAKRLSRGVVSAVNETNKERLIQNVQKGTDIDLTPLVGDTAVKGKLDEYVAKNVSLITSVKNDYLNDVEKAIRESYLKNGRAENLATIIHERTGVSKSRARLIARDQTAKINAELDQERMQNLGVKLYIWQTAKDERVRHTHANMQGVLCRFDDDSVYSKDGGKTWIKREADKPKCKPGVDIQCRCFAKAIIGV